A single genomic interval of Pseudochaenichthys georgianus chromosome 3, fPseGeo1.2, whole genome shotgun sequence harbors:
- the vps35 gene encoding vacuolar protein sorting-associated protein 35: MPTSQSPQDEQEKLLDEAVQAVKVQSFQMKRCLDKNKLMDALKHASNMLGELRTSMLSPKSYYELYMAISDELHYLEVYLTDEFAKGRKVADLYELVQYAGNIIPRLYLLITVGVVYVRSFPQSRKDILKDLVEMCRGVQHPLRGLFLRNYLLQCTRNILPDDGEQPEGTEEMTGDINDSIDFVLLNFAEMNKLWVRMQHQGHSRDREKREKERQELRILVGTNLVRLSQLEGVNVDKYKQIVLSGVLEQVVNCRDSLAQEYLMECIIQVFPDEFHLQTLNPFLRSCADLHQHVNVKNIIIALIDRLALFAHREDGPGIPAEIKLFDIFSQQVATVIQSRQDMPSEDVVSLQVSLINLAMKCYPDRVDYVDKVLESTVEIFNKLNLEHIATSSAVSKELTRLLKIPVDTYSNVLTVLQLKHFPPLFEYFDFESRKSMSCYVLSNTLDFNTTILAQEQVDAILSLASTLIQDQPDQPADDPDPEDFAEEQSLVGRFIHLLKSEDPDQQYLILNTARKHFGAGGNLRIRYTLPPLVFAAYQLAFRYKENSSSDDKWEKKCQKIFSFAHQTISALIKAELAELPLRLFLQGALAAGEIGFENHETVAYEFMSQAFSLYEDEISDSKAQLAAITLIIGTFERMRCFSEENHEPLRTQCALAASKLLKKPDQCRAVSICAHLFWSGRSTEKNGEEIRDGKRVMECLKKALKIANQCMDPSLQVQLFIEILNRYVCFYERENDAVTVQVLNQLIQKIREDLPNLEASEETEQINKHFQNTLEHLRLQRESPEAEGPAYEGLVL; the protein is encoded by the exons ATG CCCACCTCGCAGTCTCCCCAGGACGAACAGGAGAAGCTTCTGGATGAAGCGGTGCAGGCTGTGAAGGTCCAGTCCTTCCAGATGAAGCGATGCCTG GACAAGAACAAGCTGATGGACGCCCTGAAGCACGCCTCCAACATGCTGGGGGAGCTCCGGACCTCCATGCTGTCTCCAAAGAGCTACTATGAGCTCT ACATGGCCATCTCTGATGAACTGCACTACCTGGAAGTGTATCTGACTGATGAGTTTGCCAAAGGACGCAAGGTGGCAGACCTGTATGAGCTGGTGCAGTACGCAGGCAACATCATCCCCAGACT ctACCTGCTCATCACCGTGGGGGTGGTGTACGTGCGCTCCTTCCCTCAGTCCCGTAAGGACATCCTGAAGGACCTGGTGGAGATGTGTCGGGGGGTCCAGCACCCTCTCAGGGGCCTCTTCCTCAGGAACTACCTGCTGCAGTGCACCCGCAACATCCTGCCCGACGACGGAGAGCAGCCAGA GGGAACAGAGGAGATGACCGGTGACATCAACGACTCCATCGACTTTGTCCTGCTCAACTTTGCGGAGATGAACAAGCTGTGGGTGAGGATGCAGCACCAGGGACACAGCCGGGACCGAGAGAAGAGGGAGAAGGAGCGCCAGGAGCTGAGGATCCTGGTGGGAACCAACCTGGTGCGCCTCAGCCAGCTGGAGGGGGTCAACGTGGACAAGTACAAACAG ATTGTTCTCTCGGGGGTGCTGGAGCAGGTGGTGAACTGCAGAGACTCTCTGGCTCAGGAGTACCTCATGGAGTGCATCATTCAG GTGTTCCCAGACGAGTTCCACCTTCAGACCCTGAACCCCTTCCTGCGCTCCTGTGCTGATCTCCACCAACACGTCAACGTGAAGAACATCATCATCGCCCTCATCGACAG ACTGGCTCTGTTCGCTCATCGAGAAGACGGGCCCGGCATTCCAGCTGAGATCAAACTGTTCGACATCTTCTCTCAACAAGTAGCCACCGTCATTCAA TCTCGCCAGGACATGCCCTCAGAGGACGTGGTCTCTCTGCAGGTTTCTCTCATCAACCTGGCCATGAAGTGCTACCCAGACCGCGTGGACTACGTGGACAAAGTCCTGGAGAGTACTGTGGAGATCTTCAACAAGCTCAACCTGGAACA CATAGCGACGAGCAGCGCCGTGTCCAAGGAGCTGACCCGCCTGCTGAAGATCCCGGTGGACACCTACAGCAACGTCCTGACGGTGCTGCAGCTCAAACACTTCCCTCCGCTCTTCGAGTACTTCGACTTCGAGTCACGCAAGAGCATGAGCTGCTACGTGCTGAGCAACACGCTGGACTTCAACACCACCATCCTGGCCCAGGAGCAG GTGGACGCCATCCTGTCCCTGGCATCCACACTGATCCAGGACCAGCCGGACCAACCCGCTGATGACCCTGACCCAGAGGACTTTGCTGAGGAGCAAAGCCTCGTGGGACGCTTCATCCACCTGCTCAAATCTGAGGATCCGGATCAACAGTACCTG ATCCTGAACACAGCCCGGAAACACTTTGGGGCGGGGGGGAACCTGCGGATCCGCTACACACTGCCCCCCCTGGTGTTCGCCGCCTACCAGCTGGCCTTCAGATACAAGGAGAACTCCTCATCG GATGACAAGTGGGAGAAGAAGTGTCAGAAGATCTTCTCCTTCGCCCATCAGACCATCAGTGCTCTTATCAAGGCGGAGCTGGCGGAGCTGCCTCTGCGCCTCTTCCTGCAGGGGGCGCTGGCCGCGGGGGAGATCGGCTTTGAGAACCACGAGACTGTAGCTTATGAGTTCATGTCCCAG gcctTCTCTCTGTACGAGGATGAGATCAGTGACTCCAAGGCGCAGCTGGCAGCCATCACGCTGATCATCGGGACCTTTGAGCGGATGCGGTGTTTCAGCGAGGAGAACCACGAGCCTCTGAGGACTCAGTGTGCGCTCGCTGCCTCCAAACTGCTGAAGAAGCCCGACCAGTGCCGGGCCGTCAGCATCTGCGCTCACCTCTTCTGGTCCGGACGCAGCACCGAGAAGAACGGGGAGGAG ATCCGCGACGGTAAGCGTGTGATGGAGTGCCTAAAGAAAGCCCTGAAGATTGCCAACCAGTGTATGGACCCCTCGCTGCAGGTCCAGCTCTTCATTGAAATCCTCAACAGATACGTCTGCTTCTATGAGCGGGAAAACGATGCG